From Deltaproteobacteria bacterium HGW-Deltaproteobacteria-4, one genomic window encodes:
- a CDS encoding valine--tRNA ligase, whose protein sequence is MTIDRTLAKVYEPHDVEKRWYAEWESQGCFHAALNNGKPSYSIVIPPPNVTGALHMGHALNNTLQDILCRWKRMQGYNVLWMPGTDHAGIATQNVVERQLAAAGQDRHALGREDFIKRVWQWKAESGGQIIGQLKRLGASCDWERERFTMDAGLSTAVRTVFVKLYEDGLIYRANRLINWCPRCHTALSDIEVEHEEAKGHLWHIRYPVVGAPGRFIVVATTRPETMLGDTAVAVHPEDERYADLIGQHVRLPLVDREIPVIADAYVDRAFGTGVVKITPAHDFNDFEVGQRHGLDQINILDESGNINAAGRQYEGLERFAARVKIVADLEALDLLGKIDEHALSIGGCYRCKTVVEPYLSLQWYVKTGPLAERALAAVREGETRILPEQWEKNYYEWMENIHDWCISRQIWWGHRIPAWYCDHCGAITVETNDPTHCSQCGSDEIRQETDVLDTWFSSALWPFSTMGWPEKTDELAAFYPTSCLVTGFDILFFWVARMMMMGLHFMDKVPFKEVYIHALVRDAHGQKMSKSKGNVIDPLVIIDEYGADAFRFTLTAFAAMGRDIKLATERIAGYRAFANKLWNAARFTLMNLEGFTPVSDGLAPLQLSLADHWILKRLSQTAGQVNQALVEYKFNEVASLLYAFTWNDFCDWYIELVKDDLYGSDAVAKLRAQTVLYTVLEALLRLLHPLMPFITEEIWQSLPGTRPTTTIMYAPYPDGSGYLFDDVRAGEMEQIMEIIRAIRNIRGEMDVNPGRQISVVFDCRNEGDLAVTRAGERYIRTLARVKDQLSAINVARPEQAATQVAGGIEILVPLAGLIDVDAEIERLGKEIAKVRKDVEMFEKKLGNEAFVARAPAEVLEKDRAKLADATEKLTILNASLVKIQELDPSR, encoded by the coding sequence ATGACGATCGATCGCACCCTCGCCAAAGTCTACGAACCGCATGATGTTGAAAAGAGATGGTATGCCGAGTGGGAGAGTCAAGGCTGCTTCCATGCCGCACTCAACAATGGCAAGCCTTCCTACAGTATTGTTATTCCCCCCCCCAATGTCACCGGTGCCCTGCATATGGGACATGCCCTCAATAATACTCTGCAAGATATCCTTTGTCGTTGGAAACGGATGCAGGGCTACAACGTGCTGTGGATGCCGGGGACGGATCATGCCGGCATTGCCACCCAGAATGTCGTCGAACGCCAGTTAGCCGCTGCCGGACAGGATCGCCACGCCCTCGGCCGCGAAGACTTCATCAAGCGGGTCTGGCAGTGGAAGGCGGAATCCGGCGGACAGATTATAGGCCAGCTCAAGCGTCTCGGCGCTTCCTGCGATTGGGAGCGGGAACGCTTTACCATGGATGCCGGGCTCTCGACGGCGGTGCGCACCGTCTTTGTCAAACTCTACGAAGACGGCCTGATCTACCGCGCCAACCGTTTGATCAACTGGTGTCCGCGCTGCCATACCGCTCTCTCTGATATCGAAGTCGAGCATGAAGAGGCCAAGGGCCACCTTTGGCACATCCGTTATCCGGTGGTCGGCGCGCCCGGCCGCTTTATCGTCGTTGCCACCACCCGTCCCGAGACGATGCTCGGTGACACTGCCGTCGCTGTCCATCCTGAAGATGAACGCTACGCTGATCTTATCGGCCAACATGTCCGACTCCCTCTGGTTGATCGCGAGATTCCGGTGATCGCCGATGCTTACGTTGACCGCGCTTTTGGCACCGGTGTTGTCAAGATCACTCCTGCCCACGATTTCAATGACTTTGAAGTCGGGCAGCGGCACGGTCTCGATCAGATCAACATCCTCGACGAATCCGGCAACATTAACGCCGCTGGCCGCCAATACGAAGGCTTGGAGCGTTTTGCCGCCCGGGTCAAGATTGTCGCCGATCTGGAGGCCTTGGATCTTCTCGGAAAGATCGACGAGCACGCCCTCTCTATCGGCGGCTGTTATCGCTGCAAGACGGTGGTCGAGCCGTATCTCTCTCTGCAATGGTACGTCAAGACCGGCCCTCTGGCGGAACGCGCTCTGGCGGCGGTGCGGGAAGGGGAGACGCGTATCCTTCCCGAGCAGTGGGAAAAGAACTATTACGAGTGGATGGAGAATATCCACGACTGGTGCATTTCCCGGCAGATCTGGTGGGGGCATCGCATCCCGGCCTGGTATTGCGATCACTGTGGCGCAATCACGGTCGAGACGAATGATCCGACACATTGCAGCCAATGCGGCAGTGACGAGATCCGCCAGGAGACCGACGTCCTTGATACCTGGTTCTCCTCGGCCCTCTGGCCCTTCTCGACCATGGGATGGCCGGAGAAGACCGACGAACTCGCCGCCTTTTATCCGACCTCCTGTCTGGTCACCGGTTTTGACATCCTCTTCTTTTGGGTGGCACGGATGATGATGATGGGGCTGCACTTTATGGACAAGGTGCCATTCAAGGAAGTCTACATCCATGCCCTGGTCCGCGATGCGCACGGGCAGAAGATGAGCAAGAGCAAGGGGAATGTCATCGATCCCCTGGTGATTATCGACGAATACGGCGCTGACGCCTTCCGTTTTACTCTCACCGCCTTTGCGGCGATGGGGCGCGACATCAAACTCGCCACCGAGCGGATTGCCGGCTACCGCGCTTTTGCCAACAAACTCTGGAATGCGGCGCGTTTTACCCTGATGAACCTCGAAGGCTTCACCCCGGTTTCCGATGGTCTGGCGCCGTTGCAGCTCTCGCTGGCCGATCATTGGATTCTCAAACGCCTGAGTCAGACCGCCGGGCAGGTGAATCAGGCCCTTGTTGAGTACAAGTTCAACGAAGTCGCTTCCCTCCTCTATGCCTTCACCTGGAACGATTTCTGTGACTGGTATATTGAGCTGGTCAAAGATGACCTCTACGGCAGCGATGCCGTTGCAAAACTTCGTGCCCAGACCGTCCTTTATACCGTCCTTGAAGCGCTATTGCGCCTTCTCCATCCCCTCATGCCCTTTATTACCGAGGAGATCTGGCAGAGCCTGCCCGGCACGCGGCCGACAACCACGATCATGTATGCTCCTTATCCCGACGGAAGCGGTTACCTTTTCGATGATGTTCGTGCCGGTGAGATGGAGCAGATCATGGAGATCATCCGGGCGATTCGCAATATCCGCGGCGAGATGGATGTCAACCCCGGTCGCCAGATCAGCGTCGTCTTCGACTGCCGCAATGAAGGGGATCTGGCGGTCACTCGCGCCGGCGAACGCTACATCCGCACCCTCGCCCGCGTCAAGGACCAGCTCAGTGCGATCAACGTCGCCCGCCCAGAACAGGCCGCGACCCAGGTGGCGGGCGGGATCGAAATCCTCGTGCCGCTGGCGGGGCTGATCGATGTCGATGCGGAGATCGAGCGCCTCGGCAAGGAGATCGCCAAGGTCCGGAAGGATGTCGAGATGTTCGAAAAGAAGCTTGGCAACGAAGCCTTTGTTGCCCGGGCCCCGGCCGAAGTGCTGGAGAAGGATCGCGCCAAACTCGCAGATGCGACCGAGAAATTAACCATCCTCAATGCCAGTCTGGTAAAGATTCAGGAGCTGGATCCGAGTCGATGA
- a CDS encoding lipopolysaccharide heptosyltransferase has product MKLTGTMPQSILIIRPSAMGDIIMASPMLAALRRAYPQARISWLVEPGLADLLQHNPDLDELILWPKGEWNRFVREKRYFELLRRIIALRRELRSHRFDLAIDAVGLVKSRFLLWLSGAQETIGFLSKEPGAFLLDRKVSKGKNDPAMSSEYRQMIVALGLDPGPFVPQIFVAPGDREIARQLFASLGVGNDYLVFAPFTTRPQKHWFDERWSLLAGELVDKFGKSIIILGGPGDAERGAEIVRQSGRAQVYSLCGRMTLGQSAAVIEGATLLIGVDTGLTHMGTAFSLPTLALFGATCPYQTTPSPRTRILYDALSCSPCRRKPTCHGQFDCMRALTVEKIVVAATTLLEEERETL; this is encoded by the coding sequence ATGAAACTTACCGGGACGATGCCGCAGTCGATCCTGATTATCCGCCCCAGTGCCATGGGGGATATCATCATGGCCTCGCCGATGCTCGCAGCTCTGCGCCGGGCCTATCCGCAGGCACGGATTTCCTGGCTGGTGGAGCCGGGTCTGGCTGATCTGCTGCAGCACAATCCCGATCTGGATGAACTCATCCTTTGGCCCAAGGGGGAATGGAACCGGTTCGTCCGGGAAAAACGTTACTTTGAACTTCTGCGTCGAATTATAGCTCTACGGCGGGAGCTGCGCAGTCATCGTTTTGATCTCGCCATCGATGCCGTCGGTCTGGTCAAGAGCCGCTTTCTCTTGTGGCTCAGCGGTGCACAGGAAACCATCGGTTTTCTCTCCAAGGAACCCGGCGCCTTTCTCCTTGATCGCAAAGTGAGCAAGGGGAAGAACGATCCGGCAATGAGTTCGGAGTACCGGCAGATGATCGTCGCTCTCGGGCTGGATCCCGGCCCCTTTGTGCCGCAGATCTTTGTCGCGCCGGGAGATCGGGAAATTGCGCGGCAACTTTTCGCCAGCCTTGGTGTCGGCAACGATTATCTCGTCTTTGCCCCCTTTACGACGCGGCCGCAAAAACACTGGTTCGATGAACGCTGGTCGCTCCTTGCCGGTGAGTTGGTCGATAAATTCGGCAAATCGATCATCATCCTTGGCGGACCGGGGGATGCGGAGCGGGGTGCAGAGATTGTCCGACAGAGTGGCCGCGCTCAGGTTTACAGCCTTTGTGGGCGGATGACTCTCGGGCAGAGTGCAGCAGTTATAGAAGGAGCGACCTTGTTGATCGGGGTCGATACCGGTTTGACCCACATGGGAACCGCCTTTTCTTTGCCGACTCTTGCCCTTTTTGGCGCCACCTGCCCATATCAAACCACCCCTTCGCCGCGCACTCGCATCCTTTACGACGCGCTCTCTTGTTCTCCCTGCCGCCGTAAGCCGACTTGTCATGGTCAATTCGACTGCATGCGCGCCTTGACGGTCGAAAAGATCGTTGTGGCAGCCACGACTCTCCTTGAAGAAGAGCGCGAGACCTTATGA
- a CDS encoding glycosyl transferase: MKVLHIETGRHLYGGALQVYYLLRGLHATGIENILVCAPGSEIGRKCSEIATVVELPTVGDIDPRLLIGLCQTIRRYRPDIVHAHSRRGADWWGGIAAQLCGVKSVLTRRVDNPESALLVRLKYKRFDRVVTISEGIRQVLLSEGVTEKHVELIHSVVDLEQYNCPADRPWFEREFSLRPGEKTVAIIAQLIERKGHRFLLAGAEKILAAVPELRFIFFGQGPQRQELEAECRARGLAEKVLFAGFRNDLPRVLPNLDLVVHPALMEGLGVSLLQAAAAGRPMIGARAGGIPEIIRDGVNGYLVPPEEVTLLADKIIELLFNRELSETFGANGRALVEKEFSIPAMISSYQRLYAQLLR, translated from the coding sequence ATGAAAGTTCTCCACATCGAAACCGGCCGCCACCTTTACGGCGGCGCCCTGCAGGTCTATTATCTGCTGCGCGGTCTGCACGCGACCGGAATCGAAAATATCCTCGTCTGCGCCCCCGGTAGTGAGATCGGCCGTAAATGTTCTGAGATTGCCACCGTCGTTGAACTCCCCACCGTCGGCGATATCGATCCCCGTCTTTTGATCGGTCTCTGTCAGACCATCCGGCGCTACCGTCCCGATATTGTCCATGCGCACTCCCGCCGCGGCGCTGATTGGTGGGGAGGAATCGCTGCGCAACTCTGCGGAGTGAAGTCGGTATTGACCCGGCGCGTCGACAACCCCGAGAGTGCGTTGCTGGTGCGCCTCAAGTACAAACGCTTCGATCGGGTGGTGACGATCTCCGAAGGGATTCGTCAAGTTCTCCTCAGTGAAGGTGTGACGGAAAAACATGTGGAGTTGATCCACAGCGTTGTCGATCTTGAGCAGTACAACTGTCCGGCGGATCGTCCCTGGTTTGAACGGGAGTTTTCGCTCCGTCCCGGCGAAAAAACCGTGGCGATCATTGCCCAGTTGATTGAGCGTAAAGGGCATCGTTTTCTTCTGGCCGGAGCGGAGAAGATCCTGGCTGCAGTACCGGAACTGCGCTTTATCTTCTTTGGCCAGGGACCGCAACGTCAGGAACTCGAAGCGGAATGCCGAGCTCGCGGCTTGGCAGAAAAGGTGCTCTTTGCCGGTTTTCGCAATGACCTGCCGCGGGTTCTTCCCAATCTCGATCTCGTAGTTCATCCCGCTTTAATGGAAGGACTCGGCGTTTCTCTGCTGCAAGCTGCCGCTGCCGGTCGGCCGATGATCGGCGCCCGCGCCGGCGGGATTCCCGAGATCATTCGCGACGGGGTGAACGGTTATTTGGTGCCTCCGGAAGAAGTCACGCTCTTGGCAGATAAGATCATTGAGCTCTTGTTCAATCGCGAACTCTCCGAAACTTTTGGTGCCAACGGCAGAGCCCTTGTCGAAAAGGAATTTTCCATCCCGGCGATGATTTCCAGTTATCAGAGGCTTTATGCACAACTTTTGCGGTAA
- a CDS encoding septal ring lytic transglycosylase RlpA family lipoprotein: MHNFCGKIILLCLFLAGVSACTAKGDYQVQVHDSAATRSLKGHQKPYSVNGQLYQPLRDQHGYAEEGMASWYGPDFHGKTTSCGEIYDMNAMTSAHKILPMGTKLRVTNLRNNRTVEVRINDRGPFVKSRIIDLSYAAAKELDIVASGTAPVRIESIPGSDLEIILGPFTVQVGAFTNPDNAYRFASQLEKRYGSSSVQRGWVNGTLYHRVRVGSYSQFDDAESVRIEFEKNGTPAAFIVALDKN; the protein is encoded by the coding sequence ATGCACAACTTTTGCGGTAAGATTATTTTGCTCTGTCTGTTCCTGGCCGGGGTTAGTGCCTGCACTGCCAAAGGTGACTATCAGGTTCAGGTTCATGACAGTGCCGCGACCAGGAGTTTGAAAGGGCACCAGAAACCCTATTCGGTCAATGGTCAACTTTATCAGCCGCTGCGTGATCAACACGGTTATGCGGAAGAAGGAATGGCGAGCTGGTACGGACCGGATTTTCATGGCAAAACAACGAGTTGCGGTGAAATTTACGACATGAACGCCATGACCTCGGCCCACAAAATCCTGCCGATGGGGACAAAGCTGCGGGTCACAAACCTGCGTAATAATCGGACAGTTGAGGTCCGGATCAATGATCGCGGCCCCTTTGTCAAGAGCCGGATTATCGACCTGTCTTATGCCGCCGCCAAAGAGCTCGATATCGTCGCCAGCGGCACCGCGCCGGTGCGCATCGAGTCCATCCCCGGCAGCGATCTGGAAATCATCCTGGGCCCGTTCACTGTTCAGGTCGGGGCTTTTACCAATCCGGATAATGCTTATCGTTTCGCCAGCCAACTGGAAAAGCGCTATGGCTCTTCTTCGGTGCAGCGTGGTTGGGTCAATGGCACCCTTTATCATCGCGTCCGCGTCGGGAGCTATTCGCAGTTTGACGACGCCGAGTCGGTTCGTATCGAGTTTGAAAAGAATGGCACCCCCGCTGCTTTTATCGTGGCTCTGGATAAAAATTAG
- a CDS encoding penicillin-binding protein activator LpoB — protein MKRIFSGCTLLLLLALIAGCASKVQYGDAGSAKPLSVEFGSSDLQQIGEAMVDSLLTFPPIVEMTAQRRPVIAVDRVKNKTMQHIDTESITDSIRTKLIRSGKFRFIDRTTDDAAIEELTIQQESGLVDPKTAVDFGQQIGAEFLLTANFSEIRQKQGNITDTYYKFTMNLKNLRTGILEWSDEKEIRKTFKRSTFGG, from the coding sequence ATGAAGAGAATTTTTTCAGGCTGCACGCTACTCCTCCTGCTGGCGCTGATCGCCGGTTGTGCTTCGAAGGTTCAGTACGGCGATGCCGGGTCGGCGAAACCGCTGAGTGTGGAGTTTGGTTCTTCGGATTTGCAGCAGATCGGCGAAGCGATGGTCGATTCACTCTTGACCTTCCCGCCGATTGTCGAGATGACCGCACAGCGGCGGCCGGTGATTGCCGTCGATAGAGTCAAGAACAAGACCATGCAGCATATCGATACTGAATCGATCACTGACTCGATTCGTACCAAGCTGATCCGTTCCGGCAAGTTTCGCTTTATTGATCGCACCACTGATGACGCTGCCATTGAAGAATTGACGATTCAGCAGGAGAGCGGTCTGGTCGATCCCAAGACGGCTGTCGACTTTGGCCAGCAGATCGGCGCCGAGTTTTTGCTGACAGCTAACTTTTCGGAAATCCGGCAGAAACAGGGGAACATCACCGACACCTACTATAAATTCACCATGAACCTGAAGAATCTCAGGACCGGGATTCTCGAATGGTCCGATGAAAAGGAAATCCGCAAAACCTTTAAAAGATCGACTTTCGGAGGGTAA
- a CDS encoding DNA polymerase III subunit epsilon, which translates to MGNYSVVVLDFETTGLSPDYGDRAIEVGAVLLQDNRIVDRFQSLMNPEMRVTSFIEEYTGITNKMLAGAPSIAEAMGKFAKFMAGHHLVAHNASFDRRFLDAELRRINKERRQEFACSLLLARRLYPEAPSHRLETLVRYKNLVTNGVYHRALADAEMTAHLWISMVSDLKDNFKFSQVPFALMQQLAKVPKAAVPGFLRKIAAEQC; encoded by the coding sequence ATGGGCAATTACAGCGTGGTGGTACTCGACTTCGAAACCACCGGTCTTTCCCCGGATTATGGGGATCGGGCCATTGAAGTCGGTGCAGTTCTCCTTCAAGATAATCGGATCGTTGACCGATTCCAGAGCCTGATGAATCCGGAGATGAGGGTCACCAGCTTCATCGAGGAGTACACCGGCATCACCAACAAGATGCTCGCCGGCGCCCCGTCCATCGCCGAAGCAATGGGGAAGTTTGCCAAGTTCATGGCCGGTCACCACTTGGTGGCCCACAACGCCAGCTTCGACCGGCGCTTTCTTGACGCTGAATTGCGGCGCATCAATAAGGAGCGCCGCCAGGAATTCGCTTGTTCTCTGCTCCTTGCCCGTCGTCTTTATCCTGAGGCGCCGAGTCACCGTCTGGAGACCCTGGTCAGATACAAGAATCTCGTCACCAACGGCGTCTATCATCGGGCCCTGGCCGATGCGGAGATGACCGCCCATCTCTGGATCAGCATGGTCAGTGACCTCAAGGACAACTTCAAGTTCAGCCAAGTCCCCTTTGCGCTGATGCAGCAGTTGGCCAAGGTGCCGAAAGCCGCCGTGCCGGGTTTTTTGCGAAAAATTGCTGCGGAGCAGTGCTGA
- a CDS encoding alkylphosphonate utilization protein, which yields MTTLPPCPACKSTYTYEDGSMLICPECAHEWSSAVAGVPVEVKKVVRDAHGNELNDGDAVTVIKDLKIKGSSLVVKVGTKIRNIRLVDGDHDIDCKIDGIGAMGLKSEFVKKS from the coding sequence ATGACTACTCTCCCCCCCTGCCCAGCCTGCAAATCCACCTACACTTACGAAGACGGCAGCATGCTCATCTGTCCGGAATGTGCCCATGAATGGTCCAGCGCCGTGGCAGGCGTACCAGTCGAGGTGAAAAAGGTGGTGCGCGACGCCCACGGTAACGAACTGAACGACGGCGACGCAGTGACGGTGATCAAGGACCTAAAGATCAAGGGCTCGTCACTGGTCGTCAAGGTCGGCACCAAGATTCGGAATATCCGTCTCGTCGACGGCGACCACGACATCGACTGCAAGATAGACGGTATCGGCGCGATGGGGCTGAAGTCGGAATTCGTCAAGAAGAGCTAA
- a CDS encoding polysulfide reductase — protein MSKGAAPTEWSLNSLEAALVGRFKSASSGYYIALFVTGLLFLAGLAAGLHATIMGHDLFYNTTREIPWGILISAYVFFVVTSTGLCLVSSIGHVFGFKDFMPIAKRSVFLSIITILSGFFIIAFEIKIPWRMAIYNVISPNLLSNIWWMGTLYGIYLVFMFAEFIFLNLNKHKPAVICGFAGSVAGITAHSNLGAVFGLLMGREFWHGPFMPIYFITSAMMTGCAVIIFFHYLAYKVNNEKMDLAMKRNLEVTSNLGVLLILIITFFTVWKTLGGLAGNPAGKYESIMALIAGPYAINFWVFEIGMGMIIPLALFYFSKGRNLMMMFIGSASMIIGIFVMRYDLVIVGQILPVYHELGVNEYKHMLSYFPSLYEIIITVSGFALTAFLFLLGEKVFAGHKDTEH, from the coding sequence ATGTCAAAAGGTGCAGCACCAACCGAGTGGAGCCTTAATTCTCTGGAAGCGGCATTGGTAGGACGTTTCAAGTCAGCAAGTAGCGGGTACTACATTGCTCTGTTTGTCACCGGTCTGCTGTTTTTGGCTGGATTGGCGGCAGGATTACATGCAACGATCATGGGTCACGATTTGTTTTATAATACAACCCGTGAAATCCCATGGGGAATCCTGATATCGGCGTATGTCTTTTTCGTCGTTACCTCCACCGGTCTCTGTCTTGTCTCATCAATCGGACATGTCTTCGGCTTCAAGGATTTTATGCCGATTGCCAAACGATCGGTCTTCCTCTCTATTATCACCATCCTCTCAGGCTTTTTTATTATTGCGTTCGAAATTAAAATCCCTTGGCGGATGGCTATTTACAACGTCATTTCGCCGAATCTTCTTTCAAATATCTGGTGGATGGGTACCCTCTACGGGATCTATCTGGTCTTCATGTTTGCCGAATTTATCTTTCTTAATCTTAACAAGCACAAGCCTGCGGTGATCTGCGGATTTGCTGGTTCAGTTGCAGGCATCACGGCCCACAGTAACCTCGGAGCAGTTTTCGGACTTCTGATGGGCCGGGAATTCTGGCATGGACCTTTTATGCCAATTTACTTCATCACATCAGCTATGATGACCGGTTGTGCGGTTATCATTTTCTTCCATTACCTCGCCTACAAAGTAAACAATGAAAAGATGGATCTTGCAATGAAGCGCAACCTCGAAGTTACTTCCAACTTAGGGGTGTTGCTTATTCTCATCATCACATTTTTCACTGTCTGGAAGACGCTTGGTGGCTTGGCCGGCAATCCAGCAGGTAAATACGAGTCGATCATGGCCTTAATTGCAGGCCCATACGCCATTAATTTCTGGGTGTTTGAAATCGGGATGGGAATGATTATTCCTCTCGCGCTCTTCTATTTCTCCAAGGGGAGAAATCTGATGATGATGTTCATTGGTTCTGCATCGATGATCATCGGTATTTTTGTCATGCGCTATGATTTGGTAATAGTTGGCCAGATCCTGCCGGTTTATCACGAACTCGGCGTCAATGAATACAAGCATATGCTCTCCTATTTCCCTTCGCTTTATGAAATTATCATAACCGTTAGCGGCTTTGCCTTGACAGCATTCCTTTTCCTTCTTGGCGAAAAGGTTTTTGCCGGGCATAAAGATACGGAGCACTGA
- a CDS encoding twin-arginine translocation pathway signal protein, with amino-acid sequence MSNKNDLSALKNEGLENVSMQERRDFLKMGLVITGIVAGGTMFSAVSGGNKVFASAAEYKEKYPYKPHYAMIIRQNLCIDCELCVGACAKTNHVPAEGYRTRILQRDMPEAVGQNREFIAVLCNQCNIPQCVRVCPTRATYKDKANGIVQMDTKKCIGCLTCQEGCPYNARYFSEEKHAVDKCNFCWDTKLSKGDKLTACVEACPTGTRTFGDLSDPSSVAYKWVHQLEKTIWVLRPEAGTKPNVFYTRG; translated from the coding sequence ATGTCCAACAAAAATGATCTATCCGCACTTAAAAATGAAGGTTTGGAAAATGTGTCGATGCAGGAGCGTCGGGACTTTTTGAAGATGGGGCTGGTCATCACTGGAATTGTAGCCGGTGGTACAATGTTCTCAGCGGTATCAGGGGGTAACAAGGTTTTTGCCTCAGCGGCTGAATATAAAGAAAAATATCCGTATAAACCGCATTACGCTATGATTATCCGTCAGAATCTCTGCATTGATTGCGAACTCTGCGTTGGGGCTTGTGCCAAGACCAATCATGTCCCGGCAGAAGGATATCGGACACGCATTCTTCAGCGGGATATGCCTGAGGCGGTTGGTCAGAACAGAGAGTTTATTGCGGTTCTCTGTAACCAGTGCAATATTCCCCAATGTGTTCGGGTTTGTCCAACCAGAGCAACCTATAAGGACAAGGCTAATGGTATCGTCCAGATGGACACCAAAAAGTGCATCGGTTGTCTCACCTGTCAGGAAGGTTGTCCCTATAACGCACGGTATTTCAGTGAAGAGAAGCACGCCGTCGACAAGTGTAACTTCTGCTGGGATACAAAGTTGTCTAAGGGTGACAAGCTGACTGCTTGCGTAGAAGCCTGCCCCACTGGCACCAGGACTTTCGGGGATCTTTCTGACCCCAGTAGTGTTGCTTACAAATGGGTCCATCAACTGGAAAAGACCATCTGGGTTCTTCGTCCGGAAGCAGGGACTAAGCCGAATGTATTTTACACCAGGGGCTAA
- a CDS encoding LysR family transcriptional regulator translates to METRYLKTLLKVVETGSFSKAAELLHLTQSAVSQRIKFLEEYFGHQLLDRSGNELVSTEAGRLILARAEVVVAQEREMVEDLKRLGQIKRLSLCCTPTFGMAYLPVVLNDFILQNADLADLKFIFQQPHQAIKGVQENDYDLAIIEHCDNLDLSTFQMHSLPIDELVFVSAPHLGLPAGSVDLNSLLSFRLYARHDGCSSKQLLLSNLAACGKEATDFHSVFISDDLRFTLEAVLAGHGISFVSRSLVAAQLKCGSLLAHQVPKFQHTRLRTLFYPSARRADPLLQKFITCVQTVFDTNTKSQAS, encoded by the coding sequence ATGGAAACACGCTACCTGAAAACTCTGCTGAAAGTGGTTGAAACCGGCAGCTTTTCCAAGGCCGCCGAACTGCTGCATCTCACCCAGTCGGCTGTGTCGCAGCGCATCAAATTTCTTGAAGAATATTTCGGGCATCAACTTCTGGATCGTTCAGGTAACGAGCTTGTCTCCACCGAGGCAGGGCGCTTGATTCTGGCGCGGGCAGAAGTCGTGGTGGCGCAGGAACGGGAGATGGTAGAGGACCTGAAGCGTCTCGGCCAGATTAAGCGCCTGTCTCTGTGCTGTACGCCAACGTTCGGCATGGCTTATCTGCCGGTGGTCCTCAATGACTTCATTTTGCAAAATGCCGACCTTGCTGATCTCAAGTTCATCTTTCAGCAGCCTCACCAGGCGATTAAAGGTGTTCAGGAAAACGATTATGATCTGGCCATCATCGAACACTGCGACAATCTCGATCTTTCGACCTTCCAGATGCATTCTCTGCCCATCGATGAACTGGTCTTTGTCAGTGCGCCGCATTTGGGCTTGCCCGCCGGAAGTGTGGACCTGAACAGCCTGCTCTCCTTCCGTCTCTATGCCAGGCACGACGGATGCAGTTCCAAGCAGTTATTGCTGAGTAATCTGGCGGCCTGTGGCAAGGAGGCTACGGACTTCCACAGTGTCTTCATCTCTGACGACCTCCGCTTTACCCTGGAGGCGGTTCTTGCAGGGCATGGTATCTCCTTCGTCTCGCGCAGTCTGGTTGCTGCCCAGTTGAAGTGTGGCAGTCTTCTGGCCCACCAGGTACCCAAATTTCAACACACCCGTTTGCGAACCCTCTTTTACCCCAGTGCCAGAAGAGCTGATCCCCTCCTGCAAAAGTTCATTACCTGTGTGCAGACAGTTTTCGATACTAATACCAAGAGTCAGGCAAGTTGA